A single genomic interval of Deltaproteobacteria bacterium harbors:
- a CDS encoding START domain-containing protein has protein sequence MTQFSPSENILKSKLISIFIALILILSAFSLKAANWELVKNSNNVKVYTRDVAGFTMKEFRAVTQVKTSLDSIIALMRDVAAYPQWIADCKHASILKTDGPYNFYIYLINGAPFPIQDRDLINHVEISQDQKTKTITMKLDGKPSFIEPKNDMVRVPKLEGFWQFEPLADGIIEITYQVKTDPGGNLPAWLANTTVTESPWKTLTNMTRMLASAKYRQSF, from the coding sequence ATGACACAATTTAGCCCCTCAGAAAATATATTGAAAAGCAAGCTAATAAGTATTTTTATAGCTTTAATACTTATTTTATCTGCATTTTCTCTTAAGGCGGCAAACTGGGAACTTGTTAAAAATAGTAACAATGTCAAAGTATATACCCGTGATGTTGCCGGTTTTACGATGAAAGAGTTTCGCGCCGTCACCCAAGTAAAAACAAGTTTAGACTCTATCATAGCTTTAATGCGAGATGTTGCTGCTTATCCTCAGTGGATTGCTGATTGCAAACATGCCAGCATTTTAAAAACTGACGGCCCTTATAACTTCTATATCTATTTAATTAATGGGGCGCCATTTCCGATTCAAGATAGAGATTTGATAAATCATGTTGAAATCAGCCAAGATCAAAAGACCAAAACCATAACTATGAAATTAGACGGCAAACCGTCATTTATCGAACCCAAAAATGATATGGTTCGAGTGCCTAAATTAGAAGGCTTCTGGCAATTTGAACCACTAGCCGATGGTATAATTGAAATCACCTATCAAGTAAAAACTGATCCAGGTGGCAATCTGCCAGCATGGCTTGCCAATACCACGGTTACCGAAAGCCCATGGAAAACACTTACTAACATGACGCGTATGCTTGCATCTGCGAAATATCGTCAATCTTTTTAA
- a CDS encoding ATP-binding protein — MTKLSTTQYVRTLLEEQKQRLQCQFVPRDIKFSGIGNKIEVAIGMRRSGKTCTLIQEMQHLQTQGLPVEQMLYLSLDDDRIEPNNLATVADIVDQFYALFPNNHQQLCHLFFDEVHTIEGWPRLIRRLHDTKKVKLWLSGSSAKLLSSEIATELRGRSLATCVWPYSFNEWLRARGEEPQQPIFWGRPSLDYFKQRLTWYMQYGGFPEVLMLDAGQRVSVLQNYVEVVIFRDVVERYHIKNLSAARYLIKTLLRNISRPFSIHKVYNDLRSQGRRIAKDTLYEYVSYFEDAFLCFAIEQHHSSTRKAEVTPKKVYAIDPGLVAAFLPSDTCDLGRRFENLVYLDLRRAGATVSYYNTNDNEVDFVIKWPQGKVELMQVCWDIYDSNTYKREETALKQVQAELGVSGTLLTVENYLQWIVKIAQSSSKNS; from the coding sequence ATGACAAAATTATCGACAACTCAATATGTTCGAACTTTGCTTGAAGAACAAAAGCAAAGACTGCAATGTCAGTTTGTGCCCAGAGATATCAAATTTTCTGGCATTGGTAATAAAATTGAAGTTGCTATTGGTATGCGTCGCAGCGGAAAAACCTGCACCTTAATTCAAGAAATGCAACATTTGCAAACTCAGGGTTTGCCGGTTGAGCAAATGTTGTATTTAAGTTTAGATGATGACCGTATTGAACCTAATAACTTAGCTACGGTTGCTGATATAGTCGATCAGTTTTATGCATTATTTCCTAATAATCATCAGCAATTATGTCATTTATTTTTTGATGAAGTACATACAATTGAAGGTTGGCCGCGGTTAATTAGAAGATTGCACGATACCAAAAAAGTTAAGCTATGGCTTAGTGGTTCATCGGCCAAGCTGCTAAGCAGCGAAATTGCTACTGAGCTTCGTGGGCGTTCACTGGCTACGTGCGTTTGGCCTTATTCATTTAATGAATGGTTGCGGGCGCGAGGCGAAGAGCCTCAGCAACCTATTTTTTGGGGGCGCCCCAGTCTTGATTATTTTAAGCAACGGCTTACTTGGTATATGCAGTATGGTGGTTTTCCTGAAGTGCTGATGCTTGATGCTGGTCAGCGAGTTAGTGTGCTACAAAATTATGTTGAGGTGGTAATTTTTCGTGATGTAGTTGAACGTTATCATATTAAAAATTTGAGTGCTGCTCGTTATTTAATTAAAACCTTACTTCGCAATATCAGTAGACCTTTTTCAATTCATAAAGTGTATAATGATTTACGTAGTCAAGGGCGACGAATTGCAAAAGATACACTTTATGAATATGTTAGCTATTTTGAAGATGCTTTTTTATGCTTTGCTATCGAACAACATCATAGTTCTACGCGCAAAGCAGAAGTAACACCCAAAAAAGTGTATGCAATCGACCCTGGTTTAGTAGCCGCCTTTTTACCATCTGATACATGTGATTTGGGTAGGCGTTTTGAAAATCTTGTATATCTTGATTTGCGTCGCGCTGGGGCTACAGTTTCGTATTATAATACAAATGATAATGAAGTTGATTTTGTTATTAAATGGCCCCAAGGCAAAGTTGAATTAATGCAAGTTTGTTGGGATATTTACGATAGTAATACATATAAACGTGAAGAAACTGCGCTTAAGCAAGTACAAGCAGAACTAGGTGTATCTGGCACTTTGCTGACAGTAGAAAATTATCTACAGTGGATAGTAAAGATTGCACAATCATCAAGTAAGAATAGTTAG
- a CDS encoding SBBP repeat-containing protein, protein MQKNNFQVYQTPCQRPTVYKAILLGIVRRLLYLRVWIKQFGTSKDDIGYSPDSDDKGNIYIAGTTSGTFENHENSGGFDACLIKFNQNGDMIWVKQWGTKADDELHTIVVNSDYIYVTTQSYLALTKYSTDGALQWDRKADLDTTYRSYGITIDAIGAIVVSGFTADKIYKISGTSLLNAFILKYSPEGELQ, encoded by the coding sequence TTGCAAAAAAATAATTTTCAGGTTTACCAAACACCTTGTCAAAGACCTACCGTTTATAAAGCTATTCTTTTGGGGATAGTAAGGAGGTTGCTTTACCTTAGAGTATGGATCAAGCAATTTGGCACCAGCAAAGATGATATTGGATATAGTCCTGATAGTGACGACAAAGGTAATATTTATATTGCTGGCACAACTTCTGGCACCTTTGAGAACCATGAAAATAGTGGTGGCTTTGATGCTTGCCTTATAAAATTTAATCAAAATGGCGATATGATATGGGTGAAACAATGGGGAACTAAGGCTGATGATGAACTGCACACTATTGTTGTCAATAGCGATTATATTTATGTAACCACTCAGTCATATTTAGCTTTAACAAAGTATTCTACTGATGGAGCTTTACAGTGGGACAGAAAAGCTGATTTGGATACGACATACAGAAGTTATGGGATAACCATAGATGCTATAGGTGCAATAGTTGTTAGCGGTTTTACGGCAGATAAAATTTATAAAATTTCTGGAACAAGTCTTCTAAACGCTTTTATTCTTAAATACTCGCCAGAAGGTGAGTTGCAGTAG